The following are from one region of the Phycisphaeraceae bacterium genome:
- the nrfD gene encoding polysulfide reductase NrfD yields MGKEPDQINAQRLAGQAAVLDLPRGDGTLIEDPAVTAPLVLNERGFSDVTETVCGYAEKSAPLWWYATITVSSLAALMAAIMIPYLIITGVGVWGLNNQVDWAWDITNFVFWIGIGHAGTLISAILCLLKQKWRTAVNRSAEAMTIFAVICAGIFPGIHVGRVWFAWMLFPIPNYNWIWPNFRSPLLWDVFAVSTYATVSALFWYMGMIPDLATLRDRAMARLHSGRRMPCLVLLPTGKTIEIKWINVDKIRAFVYGLLSVGWRFSSRHWHRYEAAYLILAGISTPLVLSVHSIVSFDFATSVVPGWHTTIFPPYFVAGAIFGGFAMVLLLLIPLRAVLPNFHELLTLRHLENMAKIILVTGMMVGFAYGMEFFIAWYGANEFEWSVFINNRAHPGKAPYWWAYWTMISCNVLSPQLFWFRSMRQNPMVIWLVSLAVTIGMWFERFVIIVTSLHRAWLPGEWHMFWPTWVDILTFVGSCGIFLTLFMLFAKFLPMFAMAEVKAVLPQANPHTHGNGHEGGH; encoded by the coding sequence ATGGGGAAGGAACCCGACCAGATCAATGCCCAGCGACTCGCAGGGCAAGCCGCTGTGCTCGATCTGCCGCGCGGCGATGGCACACTGATCGAAGACCCGGCCGTCACAGCTCCCCTCGTTCTCAACGAGCGAGGGTTCTCCGATGTGACCGAAACGGTGTGCGGCTACGCAGAAAAGTCAGCACCACTCTGGTGGTATGCGACGATCACCGTCAGCAGTCTGGCAGCACTGATGGCCGCGATCATGATCCCGTATCTGATCATCACCGGGGTCGGGGTGTGGGGGTTGAACAATCAGGTCGACTGGGCCTGGGACATCACGAACTTCGTGTTCTGGATCGGTATCGGCCACGCCGGAACGCTCATCTCTGCCATTCTCTGCCTTCTGAAGCAGAAGTGGCGCACAGCGGTGAATCGCTCTGCCGAAGCCATGACGATCTTTGCTGTGATTTGCGCCGGGATCTTCCCGGGCATTCACGTCGGTCGCGTGTGGTTCGCGTGGATGCTGTTTCCGATTCCTAACTACAACTGGATCTGGCCGAACTTCCGCAGCCCGCTGCTCTGGGACGTGTTTGCGGTTTCGACATACGCCACGGTCTCAGCCTTGTTCTGGTACATGGGCATGATCCCCGACCTTGCAACGCTTCGCGATCGGGCGATGGCCCGGTTGCACAGCGGACGGCGCATGCCTTGCCTCGTGCTGCTCCCTACCGGCAAGACCATCGAAATCAAGTGGATCAATGTCGACAAGATCCGCGCGTTCGTCTATGGCTTGCTCAGCGTCGGATGGCGATTCAGCAGCCGCCACTGGCACCGCTATGAAGCGGCGTATCTGATTCTCGCCGGCATCTCAACCCCGCTCGTGCTGTCCGTGCACTCGATCGTGTCGTTCGACTTCGCCACATCGGTTGTCCCCGGATGGCACACCACGATCTTCCCACCATACTTCGTCGCGGGCGCCATCTTCGGCGGCTTTGCGATGGTGCTTCTGTTGCTCATTCCGCTGCGGGCTGTGCTGCCAAACTTCCACGAACTGCTCACACTCCGCCATCTCGAAAACATGGCCAAGATCATTCTGGTCACCGGCATGATGGTGGGCTTTGCCTACGGCATGGAGTTCTTCATCGCGTGGTATGGCGCCAATGAGTTCGAGTGGTCGGTGTTCATCAACAATCGCGCTCACCCGGGCAAGGCACCGTACTGGTGGGCGTACTGGACCATGATCTCCTGCAACGTCCTGAGCCCGCAGTTGTTCTGGTTCCGATCGATGCGACAGAACCCCATGGTCATCTGGCTTGTATCGCTGGCCGTGACCATCGGCATGTGGTTCGAGCGGTTCGTCATCATCGTGACGTCGCTCCACCGTGCGTGGCTCCCTGGCGAATGGCACATGTTCTGGCCCACATGGGTCGACATCCTTACGTTCGTCGGTTCGTGCGGGATCTTCCTGACACTGTTTATGTTGTTCGCGAAGTTCCTGCCAATGTTCGCGATGGCGGAAGTCAAAGCCGTGCTACCCCAGGCGAATCCGCACACCCATGGCAATGGTCACGAGGGAGGGCACTGA
- a CDS encoding DUF3341 domain-containing protein, with protein MAMALGTYIPGFSRPPARFVTEDRKPVHGIVAEFDTPADVYHAAEKVRDAGFRRWDVYTPFPIHGIEEAMGFKRTALPLLVAAIGFSGAGLGLLFQYWVTKTDYPMVVQGKPFGSWESFVPIMFELGVLPSAFAALFGMLMLNGLPRFHHPLLSRPSFWRASDDRFYICIEAEDKQFHPDRVRKLLEDSGGKNIDLVEDDA; from the coding sequence GTGGCTATGGCGTTGGGGACGTACATCCCCGGGTTCTCCCGCCCGCCGGCGCGGTTCGTGACCGAAGACCGCAAGCCGGTTCATGGCATCGTTGCAGAGTTCGACACACCTGCCGACGTCTATCACGCAGCCGAGAAAGTCCGCGATGCGGGGTTTCGGCGGTGGGATGTGTACACGCCGTTCCCGATTCACGGAATCGAAGAGGCGATGGGCTTCAAGCGCACCGCATTGCCGCTGCTCGTCGCTGCCATCGGGTTTAGCGGCGCGGGCCTCGGCCTTCTGTTCCAGTATTGGGTGACCAAGACCGACTATCCAATGGTTGTGCAGGGCAAGCCCTTTGGCTCATGGGAGTCCTTTGTGCCAATCATGTTCGAGCTCGGCGTGCTGCCCTCGGCCTTCGCCGCGCTCTTCGGCATGCTGATGCTCAATGGCCTGCCCCGATTCCATCACCCGCTGCTCTCGAGGCCGAGTTTCTGGCGAGCCAGCGATGATCGCTTCTACATCTGCATCGAGGCCGAGGACAAACAGTTCCACCCCGATCGCGTCAGAAAGTTGCTCGAAGATTCAGGCGGCAAGAACATCGACCTGGTGGAGGATGACGCGTGA
- a CDS encoding c-type cytochrome — protein MNKGEVSTVQRVILLAGVVALATSLGGCRSDRFENPPREFFPDMDHQPRYVPQADSSFFEDGSSARVPDPNVVAFGRASFDPRLHGDAPWSRSFMVERAGFIAEDDAVYRGRAADDSYIDYIPVPVTLERIRRGQERYNIFCAACHGYEGDGKGMVADYFIAPPVSLHLDLYTDPAQRTSFDGYFYEVIRQGVRNMPGYGYSIDAQDTWNIIMYVRALQEARKGSVDDLPAGTRDILLQSRPPAPVEPETSVEPEAPSAQTNGEVGQ, from the coding sequence GTGAACAAGGGCGAGGTATCAACTGTGCAGCGTGTGATCCTGCTCGCAGGCGTCGTAGCTTTGGCAACCAGTCTGGGTGGCTGTCGCAGCGATCGATTCGAAAACCCACCGCGCGAGTTCTTCCCGGACATGGACCACCAGCCGCGATACGTGCCGCAGGCCGACTCGTCGTTCTTCGAGGATGGATCGTCAGCGCGCGTGCCAGACCCGAACGTAGTGGCTTTCGGACGTGCGAGTTTCGACCCTCGCCTTCATGGCGATGCTCCGTGGTCGAGGTCGTTCATGGTCGAGCGAGCGGGTTTCATTGCCGAAGATGATGCGGTCTATCGTGGCCGCGCGGCCGACGATTCATACATCGACTACATCCCCGTCCCGGTGACGCTCGAGCGCATCCGCCGCGGACAGGAGAGGTACAACATCTTCTGTGCCGCGTGTCACGGGTACGAAGGCGACGGCAAAGGAATGGTCGCAGATTACTTCATTGCTCCCCCCGTGAGCCTTCATCTCGATCTTTACACCGATCCTGCGCAACGCACCTCGTTCGACGGGTACTTCTACGAAGTCATTCGACAGGGCGTACGCAACATGCCTGGTTATGGCTATTCCATTGACGCACAGGACACCTGGAACATCATTATGTACGTCAGGGCGCTTCAGGAAGCCCGCAAGGGATCCGTCGATGATCTTCCCGCGGGCACTCGCGACATACTCCTGCAGTCAAGGCCCCCAGCCCCAGTCGAGCCGGAAACTTCTGTTGAGCCAGAAGCCCCATCCGCACAAACCAACGGGGAGGTCGGGCAATGA
- a CDS encoding SCO family protein, producing MMHARPTTTSHRQSLQRAAIAVVSLVLVCVASPALAQMNVKPKEIQGLDLIERLGERAPLELTFRDSSNRITRLGSYFDVGRPVVLALVYYRCPVVCTLIMQRMVETFREMDFTIGQDFNVVYLSIDDSENPTIARSKQTELISLYGRGNTETIQENWAFLTGDETSIQQVADAVGFEFRRLPNGEYSHPVVFMVMSPDGRVMRYMYGYDQPPRQMKLALLDASEGKIARNLFDRVLHFCYQFDPNAGKYSLHAMQLMRLGGLMTMVLLAVLVGGLFVYERRRRASARRQKQDSVVLDANARIGTTALGQGT from the coding sequence ATGATGCACGCGCGCCCGACAACGACAAGTCACCGCCAATCGCTGCAGCGCGCAGCGATCGCGGTCGTGTCGCTTGTCCTCGTCTGCGTTGCTTCGCCTGCTCTGGCCCAGATGAACGTCAAGCCCAAGGAAATCCAGGGACTCGACCTCATTGAACGGCTCGGCGAACGAGCCCCGCTCGAACTGACCTTCCGCGACTCTTCCAATCGCATCACGCGTCTTGGGTCATACTTCGACGTCGGTCGCCCCGTGGTTCTCGCCCTCGTCTACTACCGCTGCCCCGTCGTCTGCACGCTCATCATGCAGCGCATGGTCGAGACCTTCCGCGAGATGGACTTCACAATCGGGCAGGATTTCAATGTTGTCTACCTGAGCATCGACGACTCCGAGAATCCGACTATCGCCCGCTCGAAACAGACTGAACTCATCAGCCTCTATGGTCGGGGCAACACCGAAACCATTCAGGAAAACTGGGCATTCCTCACCGGCGACGAGACAAGCATTCAGCAGGTTGCGGATGCAGTCGGATTCGAGTTTCGTCGGCTTCCCAACGGCGAGTATTCACATCCCGTCGTCTTCATGGTGATGTCGCCCGATGGGCGAGTGATGCGCTATATGTATGGCTACGACCAGCCGCCGAGGCAGATGAAACTCGCGCTCCTCGATGCCAGCGAGGGCAAGATCGCCCGAAATCTCTTCGATCGCGTGCTGCATTTCTGCTATCAATTCGATCCAAATGCAGGCAAGTACTCGTTGCATGCCATGCAGCTCATGAGGCTCGGTGGTTTGATGACGATGGTCCTGCTGGCTGTGTTGGTCGGCGGGCTGTTTGTGTATGAGCGGAGGCGGCGTGCCTCGGCTCGACGTCAGAAGCAGGATTCGGTCGTGCTCGATGCCAACGCGCGCATCGGCACCACCGCGCTGGGGCAGGGAACATGA
- a CDS encoding c-type cytochrome, with protein MMQDTPAAPVDHLELFRSSDLRIHNPQGGDWLHQLFFRGAAQTEEAVRTDGLFMLTLWFSVFFFVLLMGLMFYWVIKYRRRPGVPAPVSASHNGPLEIFWTVVPSSGLLVIFLLGFQGYMAKIVAPTNALTLNVTGLKWDWIITYPNGARSGYSTALGTKDSVKIFVLPEDTDVKLLMQSRDVIHAFWVPDYRTKIDLYPNRLTSYTFRTEKLREGEEYRDHWIFCAEYCGDQHSEMYGIFRVVSNKVYNDVLNDWSTGNLSPVELGQVVFRNNCISCHSIDGSPNIGPSWLNAYGYERAISGGTSVLIDENYIRESILNPQAKIVAGYEGKIMTAFAGILSDDEINGVIAYYKTLSDKGPAPEEEVESADPEPTEDGQ; from the coding sequence ATGATGCAGGACACACCGGCCGCACCGGTCGATCATCTCGAACTCTTTCGCAGCAGCGATTTGCGCATTCACAATCCTCAGGGAGGAGACTGGTTGCACCAGCTCTTCTTCCGCGGCGCTGCCCAGACTGAAGAAGCAGTACGCACCGATGGCCTGTTCATGCTCACGCTCTGGTTCAGTGTGTTCTTCTTCGTCCTCCTCATGGGGCTCATGTTCTACTGGGTCATCAAGTACCGCCGGCGCCCCGGAGTGCCCGCGCCGGTCAGCGCATCGCACAACGGTCCGCTCGAAATCTTCTGGACCGTCGTCCCTTCTTCCGGCCTCCTCGTCATCTTCCTCCTCGGCTTTCAGGGATACATGGCCAAGATTGTCGCCCCCACCAATGCGCTGACTCTCAATGTCACAGGCCTCAAGTGGGATTGGATTATCACCTACCCCAACGGTGCGCGTTCCGGCTATTCAACAGCGCTCGGCACAAAGGACAGCGTCAAGATCTTCGTCCTGCCCGAAGATACCGACGTCAAGCTGCTCATGCAGAGTCGCGATGTCATTCACGCGTTCTGGGTTCCCGATTACCGTACCAAGATCGACCTCTATCCGAACCGGCTCACCTCATACACCTTCCGCACGGAGAAACTGCGCGAAGGCGAAGAATACCGCGATCACTGGATCTTCTGCGCAGAGTACTGCGGCGATCAGCACTCTGAGATGTACGGCATCTTCCGCGTTGTCAGCAATAAGGTCTATAACGATGTGCTTAACGACTGGAGCACCGGCAACCTCAGCCCTGTCGAACTTGGGCAAGTCGTCTTCCGCAACAACTGCATCTCCTGCCACTCGATCGATGGCAGCCCCAATATCGGCCCATCGTGGCTCAATGCCTATGGCTATGAACGGGCGATCTCGGGCGGGACCAGCGTGCTCATCGACGAAAACTACATCCGCGAGTCCATTCTCAACCCGCAGGCCAAAATCGTTGCCGGGTACGAAGGCAAGATCATGACCGCCTTCGCTGGCATCCTCAGCGATGACGAGATCAATGGCGTCATCGCGTACTACAAGACCCTCAGTGACAAGGGCCCAGCCCCCGAAGAAGAAGTTGAATCCGCCGACCCCGAACCGACCGAGGACGGCCAATGA
- a CDS encoding cbb3-type cytochrome c oxidase subunit I, which produces MSYDHTPHEHAGHHHDEGSYLDSKGLGFWGIIWDWASTVDHKKIGVMYLFAVLTMFFIGGVAGLAVRAELFKPMTITAEGELAGALFNFAEAKTDPVTGEITRDYTPSTASNTYNRIFTIHGAVMVFMFIIPAIPAALGNFLLPIMLGAKDVAFPKLNLLSWYIYVFGSLFGVTSLILGGTDTGWTFYTPYSIQTDADHYRVVLMVAAAFILGFSSILTGLNFIVTTHKLRAPGMGWFDMPLFIWAIYATSIIQVLATPVIGITLLLLIFERLFRIGIFDASLDGDPVLYQHFFWFYSHPVVYVMILPGMGIISEMLAVHARKHIFGYRAIAFSSLGIAAVSFIVWGHHMFTAMGELASAVFSALTFLVAIPTAIKVFNWIATLYKGSIVLNTPMLYTLSFLFLFSIGGLTGLPLGALSTDLHLHDSYFVVAHFHYVMMGGTVIAFIGGLHHWWPKMFGRMYNEKVGMLGCLLVFVGFNVTFFTQFFLGTQGMPRRYANYVPEFELLHQISTVGSWVLALGMFTHLINFVHSLFAGPKAPPNPWGGLTLEWETESPPSAHNFHHEPLVKHGPYDFETVVPPHCSIEDYPLPAQPSRH; this is translated from the coding sequence ATGAGTTACGATCACACACCACACGAACACGCAGGGCACCACCACGACGAGGGCTCGTACCTCGACTCCAAGGGGCTCGGGTTCTGGGGCATCATCTGGGATTGGGCGTCCACCGTCGATCACAAGAAAATCGGCGTCATGTACCTCTTCGCAGTGCTCACGATGTTCTTCATAGGCGGGGTCGCAGGCCTCGCAGTGCGCGCCGAACTCTTCAAGCCCATGACCATCACCGCCGAAGGCGAACTCGCCGGCGCTCTGTTCAACTTTGCCGAGGCCAAAACTGACCCCGTGACTGGCGAAATCACGCGCGACTACACCCCAAGCACCGCCTCCAACACCTACAACCGCATCTTCACCATTCACGGCGCGGTCATGGTGTTCATGTTCATCATTCCCGCAATCCCCGCAGCACTCGGCAACTTCCTTCTGCCCATCATGCTCGGGGCCAAGGACGTGGCATTTCCCAAACTCAACCTGCTCAGTTGGTACATCTACGTTTTTGGCAGCCTCTTCGGCGTTACATCGCTCATTCTCGGCGGTACCGATACCGGGTGGACCTTCTACACTCCATACTCCATTCAGACCGACGCCGACCATTACCGCGTTGTGCTCATGGTTGCCGCAGCGTTCATTCTTGGATTCAGTTCAATCCTCACAGGCCTGAACTTCATTGTCACCACCCACAAACTTCGCGCCCCAGGCATGGGCTGGTTCGACATGCCACTCTTCATCTGGGCTATCTACGCCACCAGCATCATCCAGGTCCTCGCTACCCCTGTCATCGGCATCACGCTCCTGCTGCTCATCTTCGAACGCCTCTTCCGAATCGGCATCTTCGATGCCTCGCTCGATGGCGACCCCGTCCTCTACCAGCACTTCTTCTGGTTCTACTCACACCCCGTTGTATACGTCATGATCCTTCCCGGCATGGGCATCATCTCTGAAATGCTCGCGGTCCACGCCCGCAAGCACATCTTCGGCTATCGCGCCATCGCTTTCAGCTCGCTCGGCATCGCCGCGGTCAGCTTCATCGTCTGGGGGCACCATATGTTCACAGCGATGGGCGAACTCGCCTCAGCCGTGTTCAGCGCCCTGACCTTCCTCGTTGCAATCCCGACCGCTATCAAGGTCTTCAACTGGATTGCAACGCTCTACAAGGGATCCATCGTGCTCAATACGCCGATGCTCTACACACTCTCATTCCTCTTCCTCTTTTCCATCGGCGGCCTGACCGGCCTCCCGCTTGGCGCACTCTCGACCGACCTCCACCTCCACGACTCCTACTTCGTTGTCGCCCACTTCCACTATGTCATGATGGGCGGCACAGTCATCGCCTTCATCGGAGGCCTCCACCACTGGTGGCCCAAGATGTTCGGCCGTATGTACAACGAAAAGGTCGGCATGCTCGGGTGCCTCCTCGTCTTCGTCGGGTTCAACGTCACCTTCTTCACTCAGTTTTTCCTCGGCACACAGGGCATGCCCCGTCGCTATGCCAACTACGTCCCCGAGTTCGAACTGCTCCATCAGATTTCCACCGTTGGCTCATGGGTGCTCGCGCTCGGAATGTTCACCCACCTGATCAACTTCGTCCACTCCCTCTTCGCCGGCCCCAAGGCTCCGCCAAACCCATGGGGCGGCCTCACCCTCGAATGGGAAACCGAAAGCCCGCCTAGTGCTCACAACTTCCATCACGAGCCGCTCGTCAAGCACGGGCCATATGACTTCGAAACCGTCGTTCCTCCGCATTGCAGCATCGAGGATTACCCGCTCCCGGCCCAGCCCAGTCGTCACTGA
- a CDS encoding cytochrome c oxidase subunit 3 family protein, with protein sequence MTTIDAHQNPAKPPMRWETYKHEHHWRTADDEFDAAKLGMWLFLATEVLLFAGIFVAYAIFRMLYPEAFINGSSYLDWRWGLLNTVILLISSFTVAMGVRCAQLNQQFWLKVNLIITLICAALFIIIKFTFEYIPKLAEGKAPGAWFSYPFATDPREPIWWGLYYAGTGIHALHVVIGAGLLTWVLVRSFKGIYGPKNYTMVETSGLYWHLVDLVWIFLFPLLYLIH encoded by the coding sequence ATGACCACGATTGACGCACATCAGAATCCGGCCAAGCCGCCCATGCGGTGGGAGACCTACAAGCACGAGCACCATTGGCGCACTGCGGACGACGAGTTCGATGCAGCCAAGCTCGGCATGTGGCTCTTCCTGGCCACCGAAGTCCTCCTCTTCGCGGGCATCTTCGTCGCCTACGCCATCTTCCGCATGCTTTACCCCGAAGCCTTCATCAATGGATCCAGCTACCTCGACTGGCGATGGGGGCTTCTCAATACCGTCATCCTGCTCATCTCCAGTTTCACCGTGGCCATGGGCGTCCGTTGTGCACAACTCAATCAGCAGTTCTGGCTCAAGGTCAACCTCATCATCACCCTGATCTGTGCTGCACTTTTCATCATCATCAAGTTCACCTTCGAGTACATCCCCAAGCTCGCTGAAGGCAAAGCTCCCGGTGCCTGGTTCAGCTATCCCTTTGCCACTGACCCACGCGAGCCCATCTGGTGGGGCCTCTACTACGCCGGCACAGGCATACACGCCCTGCACGTGGTCATCGGTGCCGGGCTCCTGACCTGGGTGCTCGTCAGATCCTTCAAGGGAATCTACGGCCCGAAGAACTACACGATGGTCGAAACGTCCGGCTTATATTGGCACCTTGTCGACCTCGTCTGGATCTTCCTCTTCCCCCTCCTGTACCTCATCCACTGA
- a CDS encoding cytochrome C oxidase subunit IV family protein: MSSKAHHHAVDHMDPHGFQEGHHGHTVVDWRIIIGVLAILLFFTFLTVSAANFEKWIASEFDITIPTWINVAIVLGIATIKGSLVCLYFMQLRYDKPLNAIIFLFCIFGVGLFLGFSALDLGARGRVYDYKSSVIKPGFDGGSMGMSGTDDNFHITLGPRYSTSQMSVIDFARQKYIDKYGLEVWEKKMAEKHHAHGHGHREPDISTAQRSIPRHGLTPDLYSDHDHGHRDGH, encoded by the coding sequence ATGTCCAGCAAAGCACATCATCATGCCGTCGATCACATGGACCCGCACGGATTCCAGGAAGGTCATCACGGACACACCGTCGTCGATTGGCGCATCATCATCGGCGTCCTCGCGATTCTTCTGTTCTTCACCTTCCTCACGGTCTCCGCAGCCAACTTCGAAAAATGGATCGCAAGCGAGTTCGACATCACGATCCCCACATGGATCAACGTTGCCATTGTCCTCGGCATCGCGACCATCAAAGGCTCGCTTGTGTGCCTCTACTTCATGCAACTCCGCTACGACAAGCCCCTCAACGCCATCATCTTCCTTTTCTGCATCTTCGGCGTCGGCCTCTTCCTCGGATTTTCAGCCCTCGATCTCGGCGCACGCGGGCGGGTCTACGACTACAAGTCCAGCGTCATCAAACCCGGATTCGACGGCGGCTCAATGGGCATGTCCGGCACGGACGACAACTTCCACATTACTCTTGGGCCTCGCTACTCCACCTCACAAATGTCAGTCATCGATTTTGCACGACAAAAATACATCGACAAGTACGGCCTCGAAGTCTGGGAAAAGAAAATGGCCGAGAAGCATCATGCCCACGGCCATGGTCATCGCGAACCTGACATCAGCACCGCTCAACGTTCTATCCCACGCCACGGCCTGACCCCCGATCTCTACTCCGATCACGATCACGGACATCGCGACGGACACTGA
- a CDS encoding SDR family oxidoreductase gives MDFGINGRVALVTAASKGLGRAIALELAREGCSVAICSRTKPDIEAAAHEIQSETGAAVLPLVADIGLEQECERVVNQAATHFSRLDILITNTGGPTPGTFATIAENDWYRGIELTLMNVVRLIRHARPHMAQRKWGRIVNVTSLSARQPIEGLLLSNALRPAVHGMAKTLSRELAPNGILVNNVCPGMHHTSRLEELAQVRSRTSGRTVHDELETMASAIPLNRLGDPAELAAVAAFLCSQRASFITGQSIIVDGGASLALS, from the coding sequence ATGGACTTCGGCATCAATGGACGTGTTGCCCTCGTCACCGCTGCAAGCAAAGGCCTCGGCCGCGCCATCGCCCTCGAACTGGCACGCGAAGGCTGCTCCGTCGCCATCTGCTCGCGCACCAAGCCCGACATCGAAGCCGCCGCACATGAAATTCAATCAGAAACCGGCGCAGCAGTTCTCCCACTTGTCGCGGATATCGGCCTCGAACAAGAGTGTGAGCGCGTCGTCAATCAAGCAGCGACCCACTTTTCACGCCTCGACATCCTCATCACCAACACCGGAGGCCCCACTCCGGGCACCTTCGCAACGATCGCCGAAAACGACTGGTATCGCGGCATCGAACTGACGCTGATGAATGTCGTTCGTCTCATCCGCCACGCAAGGCCTCACATGGCACAGCGCAAGTGGGGGCGCATCGTCAACGTCACCTCACTTTCCGCGCGGCAACCCATCGAAGGCCTGTTGCTATCCAATGCCCTGCGCCCTGCTGTGCATGGCATGGCCAAAACTCTGAGCCGCGAACTCGCGCCCAATGGCATCCTCGTCAACAACGTCTGCCCCGGCATGCACCACACGTCAAGACTCGAAGAACTCGCGCAGGTGCGCAGCCGTACCTCGGGCAGAACCGTTCACGACGAACTCGAGACCATGGCCAGCGCGATCCCGCTCAATAGACTCGGCGATCCGGCCGAACTCGCAGCCGTCGCAGCGTTCTTGTGCTCACAGCGGGCCTCGTTCATCACCGGCCAGAGCATCATTGTCGATGGAGGTGCCAGTTTGGCGCTCTCTTGA
- the pyrE gene encoding orotate phosphoribosyltransferase, which produces MNHASSTPDRATLASAIAQASLLRGKFTLRSGKISTYYLDKYTFTTRPAILAQLAVLLAQRIRTIEHALDRRADRLAGAELGGIPLVTVASIQTGVPCLFVRNAKKDYGTARQLEGTHQPGESVIFVEDVATTAGQALEAVGVLRSAGLEPLAVIATIDRLEGARENVERAGLIFESLFTVTDLGVERE; this is translated from the coding sequence ATGAACCACGCCTCGTCGACGCCCGATCGTGCCACCTTGGCTTCCGCCATCGCCCAAGCCTCCCTGCTTCGAGGAAAATTCACGCTCCGGTCCGGGAAAATCAGCACCTACTACCTTGATAAGTACACCTTCACCACCCGTCCGGCCATTCTTGCCCAACTTGCCGTTTTGCTGGCTCAGCGAATCCGAACCATCGAGCATGCCCTCGATCGGCGTGCCGACCGCCTTGCCGGGGCTGAGCTCGGGGGAATCCCGCTCGTCACGGTCGCTTCGATCCAGACCGGCGTTCCGTGCCTGTTCGTTCGCAACGCCAAGAAGGACTACGGCACCGCCAGGCAACTCGAAGGCACTCATCAGCCAGGAGAAAGCGTGATCTTTGTTGAAGACGTAGCGACCACCGCAGGGCAGGCGCTTGAGGCCGTCGGTGTCCTGCGCAGCGCCGGGCTTGAACCCCTTGCCGTCATCGCCACCATCGACCGCCTCGAAGGCGCACGCGAAAACGTCGAGCGTGCAGGACTGATCTTCGAGTCGCTTTTCACCGTCACGGACCTCGGCGTCGAACGCGAATGA
- the rpiB gene encoding ribose 5-phosphate isomerase B, whose amino-acid sequence MKIVIGSDHRGHSTTTHLATMLETRGLEVEVLGSCGDQPCDYPEGAWNVGQAIRSGRADLGILICGTGIGMGIAANKIPGVRAAVVHDELTAQLSRSHNNANVLCLSADLLGERLIEKIVDVWLKTEFEGGRHARRVGKIAMIEEGKDPASVT is encoded by the coding sequence ATGAAGATCGTCATCGGATCGGATCATCGTGGACATTCAACGACGACACATCTTGCGACCATGCTCGAAACTCGCGGGCTTGAGGTTGAGGTGCTTGGATCGTGCGGTGACCAGCCCTGTGACTACCCGGAAGGCGCGTGGAATGTCGGGCAGGCCATTCGCTCGGGGCGGGCTGATCTGGGAATTCTGATTTGCGGCACTGGAATTGGCATGGGCATCGCGGCCAATAAGATCCCGGGCGTACGGGCGGCGGTGGTGCATGACGAACTGACGGCGCAACTCAGCCGCAGCCACAACAATGCTAATGTGCTGTGCTTGTCGGCCGACCTGCTCGGCGAGCGTCTCATCGAGAAGATCGTAGATGTGTGGCTCAAGACCGAGTTCGAGGGCGGAAGACACGCTCGGCGGGTCGGTAAGATCGCGATGATCGAGGAAGGCAAGGATCCCGCATCCGTAACCTGA